One window of Ailuropoda melanoleuca isolate Jingjing chromosome 3, ASM200744v2, whole genome shotgun sequence genomic DNA carries:
- the LYRM7 gene encoding complex III assembly factor LYRM7 isoform X1, whose product MGQAAKVLQLFKTLHRTRQQVFKNDTRALEARIKINEEFKSNKSETSPKKIEELIKIGSDVELLLRTSVIQGIHTDHNTLISIMPNMGLNSRPGDQESHAQLTEPTRIGP is encoded by the exons ATGGGCCAGGCGGCAAAG gtttTACAGCTCTTTAAAACATTACACAGGACCAGacaacaggtttttaaaaatgataccaGAGCATTAGAAG ccagaataaagataaatgaagaaTTCAAAAGTAATAAAAGTGAAACTTCTcccaagaaaatagaagag CTAATAAAAATAGGTTCCGATGTTGAATTGTTACTCAGAACATCTGTTATCCAAGGTATTCACACAGACCACAATACACTGA taagcatcatgcccaatatggggctgaactcacgacccggagatcaagagtcacatgctcaactgactgagccaaccag